GCGGGCACCGCCGGGATGACGGGCGCTGCGGGTGCGGGCGGCGTAACGCCGGTGGCGGCCGCCCGGGCGGCCTTGGCGAGTTCACCCGCACTGCCGTACCGGTTCGCGGCGTCCTTGGCCATCCCCTTGGCCACGACGTCGTCGAAGGCGCGCGGTATCCCGCGGCGCATGATGCTCGGCCGCGGCTGCGGGGAGAACATGTGCGCACTCATCAACTGGCGCAGATCGCCGGTCTCGAACGGGGGCCGGCCGATCACCATCTCGTAGAGCAGGCAGGTCAGCGCGTACACATCGGCGGCCGGACCCACCGGGTCCCCGGAGAACCGTTCCGGCGCCATGTAGGCGCTGGATCCGATCAGCACGCCCGTCATCGTGACACTGGCCTCACCGCCGACGTGGGCGATGCCGAAATCCACCAGATAGGCGAAGTCGTCCGGGGTCAGCAGCACGTTCTCGGGTTTGATGTCGCGGTGCACCAGACCGTCGGCGTGTGCGGCGTCCAGGGCCGCGGCCACCTGCGCGACGATCGAGACCGCCCGTTCGGGGGTCAGGGGGCCGTTCGTGCGCAGCAGCTCCTTGACGCTGGCGCCCTCGACCAGTCGCATGTCGATGTACAGGACGCCGTCGATCTCGCCGAAATCGTGGACCGGGATCACGTGCGGTTCCTGCAGGCGCGCCGCCACCCGCGACTCACGCCGGAACCGCTCCTGAAAGCTCGTGTCCGCGGCGATCTCGGTCCGCAGCAGCTTGACCGCCACCATGCGTTCCTTGACGGTGTCGTAGGCCCGGT
The genomic region above belongs to Mycolicibacterium sp. HK-90 and contains:
- a CDS encoding serine/threonine-protein kinase, with the translated sequence MTPPPGASRLGTRFGPYELKSLIGVGGMGEVYRAYDTVKERMVAVKLLRTEIAADTSFQERFRRESRVAARLQEPHVIPVHDFGEIDGVLYIDMRLVEGASVKELLRTNGPLTPERAVSIVAQVAAALDAAHADGLVHRDIKPENVLLTPDDFAYLVDFGIAHVGGEASVTMTGVLIGSSAYMAPERFSGDPVGPAADVYALTCLLYEMVIGRPPFETGDLRQLMSAHMFSPQPRPSIMRRGIPRAFDDVVAKGMAKDAANRYGSAGELAKAARAAATGVTPPAPAAPVIPAVPAVAPPPAPTPPPAPPKPQPPSTREFSSIYPNPEHTGYTPYPPPPPPPPQNRPAPAGKPRLTRAQLTLILVSVGLLGIAGVLAAILASGGDGASTRETLTVPSPSETNAGSPTTTTATGSATANVSGTDEQGFVGHTARCVEGTTPAAVIRTASSLAVICQSGPDSFSYRGERLSDGANLQIPTAERSGNGFVATNPADGAVYQVGPDGLTIMSYGKVDSSEPPIEYGER